The sequence TTCCGGCCACGCGACTACTTCTGCTGCGTCACCTTGTTGCCCACGCCGGTGCGCGAAATCTTCGGCTTCGACTTGCCGTGACCGCGCTTCCACGTGACGTTGTTGTTGGTGCCCGCGACCTCGATGGAGCTGGTGGCCTCCACCTTCACCTTGTTGCCGGAGCCACTCACCTCGACGCTCTTGCACTCGCCGGTCAGCGTCACGTCGTTGGACGCGCCGGTGATTTCCACCTTGGTCCCCGGCGTGCACTCGTGCGTCGCCGTCTCGCTCATGCCGCTGACTTCGAACGTGCCCGAGTCGTCCTCGGCCGCTGCGGTCATCGGCCCGAAGGCGCACGCCACCATCATGAACACCGCCGTGCCCAGCTTCCTGTTCATTCGTCGAATCCTCTGTGAGGTGCGGGCCAGGGATGGCTCCGCATCGCTCCCCATCTACGCGACGGACGGTGCGATATTCAATTTCGCCGAGGCCTCCGCGCGCTGGGCGAGCGCCTGCGCCTTCAGCCCTTCCATGTCCGGTACGAAGGAACGCTCGGGAACGATTCGGGCCCGGCGGATCCGGTCCATGCGGAACATTCTCGCGGCGGACTTCTCCACGTCCCGGGCAAGCACATACCAGGCAGGTGCTTCCACCAGCAGGCCGTGCGGCTCCACCAGCCTGCGGCTCGCCTGCCCATGACGGTCTCTGTACTCGAAGGACAGGCACACCTTGCGCGCGAAGGCACTCTCGAAGACGGCGAGCAACTCCTCCGGCGGCGTGCCGAGCTCCGCCAGGATGCGGGCGCTGGCGGGGCGGCCCACCACCACGCGGCGGCAGAGCTCGCGCATGCTCCGGGCCCGCTCGCGCGGGACGCTGGCGAACAGCTTCTCCAGCCCCGAGCGCGCAGCGCGGCCCCATGGAAGTGACGTGGCCGTGGCCGACAGGTTCGCGGCCAGCCACAGCGCCACCACCTCCTCCAACGACAGGTGCACGGCCGTCAGCCCGCGGTTCCTCTCCAGGCGCACTCCGCCGCCCGGTCCCGAGTCGCTGCTGATGGGCACGCCCTGTTCCCTCAGCGTGGCGAGGTCCCGGTGCACCGTGCGCGCGCTGACCTCCAACGCCGCTGCAATCTCCGCGACGGTGGTGACTTCATGGGCCCGAAGGTAGTCGTGCAGCCGCATCACCCGGTCGACTCGTGCCATGGCCGCCAGTCTCCGACAGGCATGGCACGGGCTCCAGGGCGCTGAGCAGTCAGGAGCGGCGCGACTCCACGACGGCGCGGAGGTGCTCCTCCTGCTGCTTCAGCTCGGGCGTCAGCCCCGGGCCCATGTCCGTCATCTCGATCACCTGGCGGATTTCGATTTCGGACTCGCCCGGCATCGGGTTGGGGCAGCGCTTCACCCATTCAATCGCCTCCTCCCGCGACTTCACCTCCCACAGCCAGAAGCCGGCGACGAGCTCCTTCGTCTCCGCGAAGGGTCCGTCGATGACGGTGCGCTTCGTCCCGGAGAAGCGCACCCGCGCGCCCTTCGAGCTGGCGTGCAGCCCTTCGGCCGCGAGCAACACGCCTGCCTTCGCCAGCTCCTCGTTGAACTTCATCATCTCCGTGATGAGCTTCTCGTCCGGCGGCACCCCCGCCTCGCTGTCCTTGGTGGCCTTGACCAGAACCATGAAACGCATGTCGTTCTCCTTCGTGTCGGGGCCGGTGAAGTCCGGCCTCACTGACACGTCGAATGGCGCATCCGGGAATCGACACGCATTGCGCCCGGAATTCCGAGACCCCTCAACCGCTCGGAATCGCAAGGCTTTGCGAGCCCTCCGCACCATTGCTGCCAGTTCCTGACAGGGATGGGCCGTACTCCCCGGGCCGTGGTGCGAGAGACCTCGCACCTTCAAGGCTGGAGGGAGACCGCCATGGTGACTGGAGTTGCTGGAGCGCTGTACGTGGACGACGGAGGGAAGGGCGGGCTGCCCGTGGTGTTCGTCCATTCGAGCTGTGGGAGCACCACGCAATGGGAAGCGCAGCTCGCGCACCTGCGAAGGCAGCGGCGAGCGGTGGCGCTGGACTTGAGGGGGCACGGGCGTTCAGCACCGCCGCCGAAGGAGGACATCTCCATCGAGGACTTCGCCAGCGACGTCCATGCGGTGGTGGACGCGCTCGGGCTCCAGCGCTTCGTGCTCGTGGGCCACAGCATGGGAGGCGCGGTGTGCGCGGCCTACGCGGGGCTGCACCCGGAGCGCGTCGCGGGCCTGTTCCTCCTGGACCCGGCTTCGGACGGACGTGGGATTCCGGCGGAGCAGGCCGCCGGGCTGATGCAATTGCTGGCGACGGACGCGTGGAGCCAGGTCATCGCGGAGTTCTGGACGCCCATGCTCGCTCCCTCGCGGCCCGAGGTGCGCGAGCGCGTGCTCTCACAGATGCGCGCCACGTCGCGGACGGGCGCTCGCGCGGGGCTGGGCGCGCTGCTGACGTTCGACCCCGTCGCGGCGCTCACTCGCTACCCGGGGCCGCGCCTGTCCGTCATCACCGCCTTCAACGAGCAGCCAGGCTCGTACCAGCGCCTCGTGGCTGACTTGCCCTTCAAGAAGGTGGAGGGCACCGGCCACTGGGTGCAGCTCGACGCGCCGGACACGGTGGATGCGCTCCTGGACGGCTTCCTGGCGAGCATCCGCTGAGCGCCGCACCGCCGGCTCTGTCACAGTGCGGACATGGGGCCCTTGTTCGCCTACAGCCTCGTGCCCGTCCTGTCCGTGGCACTGCTGCTGTGTTTCACCGCCGCGCTCCGGGGCCGCAATGCCCGGGGGCTCGCGCTCTACTGTCTGGCCACGGCGCTGTGGAGCGGCTCGCTGCTGCTGCTCTGCATCCCCAGCACCTTCGACGTCGGCGCGCGCCTCGTCACCGTGGGCGCCTTCATCTCCGCCACGTACCTGCATGCCGCCTATGACGTGACTCGCCAGCGCTCGTACCGGCTGGTGGCGCTGGCCTACGGGGTGGCGGTGGTGGTGGCGGCCCTGGGCGTCCTCGTTCCCAACATCCTCTACGGCCCGGTGGCGCTGGGGCGCGGGCCGCTCTTCTGGCCATCCATGGTGCTGGCGGTGTCCGCGGCGGTGGTGCCGCTGGTGCACGTGGCGCGCTCGTACCGGCATGAAGCTCCCGAGCGCCGGCCGGTGCTGCGCAGCCTGGGCATCGCCGGCGTGCTGGCGTACTCGGGCAGCATCGGCAACGCGCTGCTCCTGTCGAGCGGCTATGCGCTGCCCTTCGGCATGTACTCGGTGCTGGCCGCGCTGCTGGTGCTGGTGCACGTCATCAACGCGCACCAGGCGCCGGGAGACCGGCGGCTCCTGGAGCGCAGCCTCGTCTACTCGGCCATGGCGGCGGTGCTGTCCGCGGGCTTCCTCTTCGGCGTGCTGACGCTGATGGCGGGCAGCGGCCAGCCCTTCCTCGCCGAGTACCGCGTGGGCGCCTTCTTCCTCCTCGCGCTGGCCGCGCTCGCCTTCGAGCCCGTGCGCCAGGGGCTCCAGGAGTGGCTGGGCCGCCGGCTGCTGAAGGGCCGCGCCTCGGGCAGCGAATTGGCCGCCGCGCTCGCCGTGCAGGAGGAGCGTGCGGACCAGGCGGCGCGGCTGGCGGAGCTGGGCCAGTTCACCTCCGCCGTGGCCCACGAGGTGCGCAACCCGCTGGGCGTGCTCTCCGCGCACCTCAAGCTGCTGGAGCGCCGGGGTGTCGACCCGGACTCCGTGGCCGCGATGCGTGAGCAGATTGAGCGCGCCAGCCACTTCGTCGACGAATTGCTCCGTTATGGCCGCCCGCGTCCGTTGGATTTGAGACGCGTGGATGTGCCGGCCACGCTCGCCCTGGCCTGGTCCACTGCGCGTCAGGGATTGGGCGCGCTGGCGCCGGAGGTGGAGTTCCAATCGCTGGGAAGCGAGTCATTGGAAATCGAGGCGGATCAGGGGCAGCTGTCGCAAGTGTTTGTGATTCTTCTCGAGAATGCGTTGCTCGCGCTGCGCGACGTGCCGACACCCAGGTTGCACATCCGCTGTGAGCGTGGGGAGAGCGGCGTGCGTGTGCGGGTGGAGGACAGCGGCCCCGGAATTCCCACGGAATTGTTTCCGCGCCTCTTCCAGCCCTTCGTCACGGGGCGAAAGCGCGAGGGGCCCCGGCCGGGCACGGGCCTGGGTCTCGCGATTGCTCGCGGAATCATTGAACGTCATGCAGGCAACATTCGCGCGAGTCGCTCGGATTCCCTGGGCGGCGCGTGTTTCGAGGTAGAATTGCCTTTGACCCAGCCGGTTTCGCTCGTCGCGGCCATGTCCTGACTCAGGGCGTCGATGCAAGGAATTGCTCCTCGTGTGAGCCCGGTCACAGCGCCGTCACGCATCTTTGTCTAGGACAAGGGTACGGGGGGTTGGATGAATTCTGGATAAGAAAACCAGCCCTCCGCGTCTGTTGGTTGAAACGGAGGGGGTCCGTGAGAGCGAATACGATTCTGAGGGTGGTGAAGGCGCCATCCGGAGGGGACTTCGAGGCTTTCGCGTGGCGTGTGCAACCCACCTTGTTCGCCATCTTGGGTAGGTATTGCGGGGGGATTGAGCACGAGCTCGAAGACCTGGTGCATGACGTCCTGCTCCGGGCACTGCTGCGCTGGGAACAACTGAGGGAATTGGACGAGGACGCGCAGCGGGCGTGGGCGGGACGCGTGGCCCACAACTGCTTCCTGGACCGGTGCCGCCGGAAGGGGAGCGAGTCGAGTCGCATGGATGAACTGCTGCGCCTGTACGAGCTGTCCGAGCAGCAGGACGGCTCGTGGGAGCCGGAGTTGTGGGAGTTCGTCAATCCCGAGGACCTGTTGCAGGCCGTGGAGCGGCTCAGCAGCCCGAAGCTGCGGCGCACCTTCGAGCTGTTCCTCCAGGGGCGCTCGTACGCGGAGATTGGCAAGGACACGGGCGAGAAGCCCGGCACGGTGGGCGCGCGGCTGACGCGTGCGCGCCGGGAGCTGCGCGAGCTCTTGCGTGAGCCCGCGGAGCGGAGGAGGAGGGAGCGGCGGCGATGACGAACGATGGATGTGATGCGCTACCCCGCTTCCTCGATGGAGAGATGGACCCCGAGGAGCAGGTGCGCTTTCGCGAGCACCTGGCGGGCTGTGAGACCTGCTCGGAGGAGTTCCGCGACACGCTGCAACTGGACCTGCTCGGGCAGGTGACGCTGGAGGAGGGGCCCGTGCGCTCCCGGCCGCCCGAGCCGGTGGCGGTGAAGCGGCCGTGGTGGCGCCACCGGCGGGTGGGACTGGCCGCGGGGGGCGCGCTGGCAACGTCGCTCCTGGCGCTGGTGCTGGTGCTGCTCCTGCGCCAGGGGCGCGCGGAGGACCTGGCCTGGCTCCTCGGGGAGGGCGGCCGGCCCCTGGAGGCGCGCCTGACGTACGCGGTGGTGGACCAGCACTACCGGCGCTACGTGCCGGAGCGGAGCGGCGCGGAAGCGGCCGCGCCCGTGACGGCGCTGCCGCTGCACGAGCTGTCCCGCCTGGAGGCGCGTGAGGACCTGCACGGCATCGCCACCGCGTACCTGATGTATGGCGCGCCGCTGCAGGCCCGCGCCTTCCTGGAGCGGATGCCGCCCTCCACGGCTCGCGACTGTGACCTCGCGGTGATTGCCCTGGAGCGCGCGAGGGGCGCACGGCCCTCGGACTTCGAGGGCCTCCAGCAGAAGCAGGCGTACCTGGAGGAAGCCCTCCAGCTGCTGGACGCGGTGCTGCTCCAGGAGCCCGCGCATCCGCAGGCGCTGTGGAACCGGGCGCTGGTGCTGCGCGAGCTGGGGCTGACGCTGCTGGCGGCGGAGGACTTCGAGGCGGTGGCGAAGCTGAGCGAGCCCGGCTGGAGCGAGGAGGCGTGGGGCCAGGCGCGCCGGCTGCGCGACGACACCCAGGCGCGGGGGCGCGAGTGGACGGATGTCTCCGCGCTGATGAAGGACCTGCTGGCGGAGTCCGACGCGCGGCTGCCGCTGGACGAGGCCCGCGCGCACCCCGGCCTCGTGCGGCGGGCCTTCTACGACGCCGTGCGCTCGGCGCCCTCGCGCGAGGCCGT comes from Pyxidicoccus parkwaysis and encodes:
- a CDS encoding DUF3060 domain-containing protein, producing the protein MNRKLGTAVFMMVACAFGPMTAAAEDDSGTFEVSGMSETATHECTPGTKVEITGASNDVTLTGECKSVEVSGSGNKVKVEATSSIEVAGTNNNVTWKRGHGKSKPKISRTGVGNKVTQQK
- a CDS encoding helix-turn-helix transcriptional regulator gives rise to the protein MARVDRVMRLHDYLRAHEVTTVAEIAAALEVSARTVHRDLATLREQGVPISSDSGPGGGVRLERNRGLTAVHLSLEEVVALWLAANLSATATSLPWGRAARSGLEKLFASVPRERARSMRELCRRVVVGRPASARILAELGTPPEELLAVFESAFARKVCLSFEYRDRHGQASRRLVEPHGLLVEAPAWYVLARDVEKSAARMFRMDRIRRARIVPERSFVPDMEGLKAQALAQRAEASAKLNIAPSVA
- a CDS encoding YciI family protein, translating into MRFMVLVKATKDSEAGVPPDEKLITEMMKFNEELAKAGVLLAAEGLHASSKGARVRFSGTKRTVIDGPFAETKELVAGFWLWEVKSREEAIEWVKRCPNPMPGESEIEIRQVIEMTDMGPGLTPELKQQEEHLRAVVESRRS
- a CDS encoding alpha/beta fold hydrolase, producing the protein MVTGVAGALYVDDGGKGGLPVVFVHSSCGSTTQWEAQLAHLRRQRRAVALDLRGHGRSAPPPKEDISIEDFASDVHAVVDALGLQRFVLVGHSMGGAVCAAYAGLHPERVAGLFLLDPASDGRGIPAEQAAGLMQLLATDAWSQVIAEFWTPMLAPSRPEVRERVLSQMRATSRTGARAGLGALLTFDPVAALTRYPGPRLSVITAFNEQPGSYQRLVADLPFKKVEGTGHWVQLDAPDTVDALLDGFLASIR
- a CDS encoding sensor histidine kinase gives rise to the protein MGPLFAYSLVPVLSVALLLCFTAALRGRNARGLALYCLATALWSGSLLLLCIPSTFDVGARLVTVGAFISATYLHAAYDVTRQRSYRLVALAYGVAVVVAALGVLVPNILYGPVALGRGPLFWPSMVLAVSAAVVPLVHVARSYRHEAPERRPVLRSLGIAGVLAYSGSIGNALLLSSGYALPFGMYSVLAALLVLVHVINAHQAPGDRRLLERSLVYSAMAAVLSAGFLFGVLTLMAGSGQPFLAEYRVGAFFLLALAALAFEPVRQGLQEWLGRRLLKGRASGSELAAALAVQEERADQAARLAELGQFTSAVAHEVRNPLGVLSAHLKLLERRGVDPDSVAAMREQIERASHFVDELLRYGRPRPLDLRRVDVPATLALAWSTARQGLGALAPEVEFQSLGSESLEIEADQGQLSQVFVILLENALLALRDVPTPRLHIRCERGESGVRVRVEDSGPGIPTELFPRLFQPFVTGRKREGPRPGTGLGLAIARGIIERHAGNIRASRSDSLGGACFEVELPLTQPVSLVAAMS
- a CDS encoding RNA polymerase sigma factor; protein product: MKAPSGGDFEAFAWRVQPTLFAILGRYCGGIEHELEDLVHDVLLRALLRWEQLRELDEDAQRAWAGRVAHNCFLDRCRRKGSESSRMDELLRLYELSEQQDGSWEPELWEFVNPEDLLQAVERLSSPKLRRTFELFLQGRSYAEIGKDTGEKPGTVGARLTRARRELRELLREPAERRRRERRR